A part of Microbacterium terregens genomic DNA contains:
- a CDS encoding helix-turn-helix transcriptional regulator produces the protein MPAADSRRWMRDLGALLALPAMWVDHEPPEIATGLLSVLAGILQLEGAYARFDDLAPASVPLECWRPSGPRKPPEFEHVLKAGAPATGITTTSVRVEGSVEFRVTSVPLALPWESGLVLVSSERADFPTAMETHLLRIAVSQAAIAIHTARRIGREHATRVAAEAALRRQSELLRALADDVAPSLAALTRRVQEAAELHADLDSLLVSLGADAGTQPAGAPVDDLAARNPPPGAGASPLPALTRRETEVLGLLAQGLSNREIAGLMWLSDRTVERHVTSLYRKIGVARRSEATAFALRHGLA, from the coding sequence ATGCCGGCCGCCGATTCGCGTCGGTGGATGCGCGACCTGGGCGCATTGCTCGCGCTGCCGGCCATGTGGGTGGACCACGAGCCCCCTGAGATCGCTACCGGCCTGCTCAGCGTGCTGGCCGGCATCCTCCAGCTCGAGGGTGCGTACGCGCGCTTCGACGATCTCGCGCCGGCCAGCGTTCCCCTCGAGTGCTGGCGGCCCTCCGGACCGCGCAAACCCCCCGAATTCGAGCACGTCCTGAAAGCCGGCGCACCGGCGACGGGGATCACGACGACCTCCGTCCGCGTCGAGGGCAGCGTCGAGTTCCGCGTCACCAGCGTGCCGCTCGCGCTCCCCTGGGAGAGCGGCCTGGTGCTGGTGTCCTCCGAACGTGCGGACTTTCCGACGGCCATGGAGACGCACCTGCTGCGCATCGCGGTCAGCCAAGCGGCGATCGCGATCCACACCGCACGCCGCATCGGGCGCGAGCACGCTACGCGTGTTGCGGCCGAGGCCGCGCTTCGCCGGCAGAGCGAGCTGCTGCGCGCGCTGGCCGACGACGTCGCGCCCTCACTGGCGGCGTTGACGCGGCGGGTGCAGGAGGCGGCGGAGCTGCACGCCGACCTTGATTCGCTTCTCGTATCGCTGGGTGCTGACGCGGGTACGCAACCGGCGGGCGCCCCCGTCGATGATCTGGCGGCGCGGAACCCGCCGCCAGGCGCCGGCGCTTCGCCCCTGCCCGCGTTGACACGACGTGAGACCGAGGTTCTGGGTTTGCTCGCCCAGGGCCTCAGCAACAGGGAGATCGCCGGACTGATGTGGCTGAGCGACCGTACCGTCGAGCGCCATGTGACGAGCCTCTACCGCAAGATCGGGGTCGCCCGGCGCAGCGAGGCGACCGCCTTCGCGCTCCGTCACGGCCTCGCGTGA
- a CDS encoding MEDS domain-containing protein, with protein sequence MAPENGRAADPVTFAGGVLDRYRHVCAFMDGQGDDAVLDPFITQGIDRGDRLLYVVDPAASAAPVTRIRHLGYDAGQLLEDHLCEVRTWSDTYLQGGSFDQGTMLHQLDRMLGGADSPRIRMLCDMGWAIDRPGIADRLIEFEARANFIHARHEHVVICAYDATKFDGSFVIDILRTHPMVLIGGILQENPFFVPPSEFLKERSATLEN encoded by the coding sequence ATGGCACCTGAGAATGGTCGCGCGGCCGACCCGGTCACCTTCGCGGGCGGGGTGCTCGACCGATACCGTCACGTGTGCGCCTTCATGGATGGTCAAGGCGACGATGCTGTGCTCGATCCGTTCATCACCCAGGGCATCGATCGCGGCGATCGCCTGCTGTACGTGGTCGACCCCGCGGCATCCGCGGCGCCGGTCACCCGGATTCGGCACCTCGGGTACGACGCCGGCCAACTCCTCGAAGACCATCTCTGCGAGGTGCGGACCTGGTCCGACACCTATCTCCAGGGCGGCAGCTTCGACCAGGGGACCATGCTCCACCAGCTCGACCGGATGCTCGGTGGCGCTGATTCGCCCCGGATCCGGATGCTGTGCGACATGGGCTGGGCGATCGATCGGCCCGGCATCGCCGACCGTCTCATCGAGTTCGAAGCGCGGGCGAACTTCATACACGCCCGCCATGAGCATGTGGTGATCTGTGCGTACGACGCGACGAAGTTCGACGGCTCGTTCGTCATCGACATCCTGCGGACCCATCCGATGGTGCTGATCGGCGGGATCCTGCAGGAGAACCCCTTCTTCGTCCCTCCGTCCGAGTTCCTGAAGGAACGCAGCGCGACACTCGAGAACTGA
- the leuS gene encoding leucine--tRNA ligase, whose protein sequence is MSQTPPPDTAAPSDAGYDAYAVQQKWQARWREADPFRAGGAEDTRPRKYVLGMFPYPSGDLHMGHAESYAYVDVVARFWRHRGYNVLNPIGWDSFGLPAENAAIQRGADPREWTYANIEQHKKSFREYGSSYDWSRILHTSDPDYYHWNQWLFQRLYERGLAYRKESPVNWCPNDQTVLANEQVVDGRCERCGTEVVKKKLTQWYFRITEYADRLLDDLNQLEGFWPQKVLRMQRNWIGRSVGADIDFEIEGREETVTVFSTRPDTLHGATFFVVAPDSDLATELAAGASTEVRVRFQDYLTSVGRTSEIERQSTDRPKTGVFLERYAINPINGERLPIWAADYVLADYGHGAVMAVPAHDQRDLDFARAFDLPVRVVVDTTAPVTGAIPVIELDENGEPIDPGPDAASLIELDPAITGIALTGEGRMINSGSLDGLSKRNAIARITEQLTAAGTGRTSKSYRLRDWLISRQRFWGTPIPMIHTEDGRTVPVPEDQLPLTLPDAKGLDLAPRGTSPLGAATEWMTTTDPETGAPATRDADTMDTFVDSSWYFLRFLSPGDPNEAFSSKEAGKWAPVDSYIGGVEHAILHLLYARFITKVLFDMGLVDFTEPFTSLINQGMVLLGGSKMSKSKGNLVEFSSSMVNPGADAVRVAVAFAGPVEDDINWEDVSTTGAQKFLARAWRVAKDVDSSPEVVWAEGDPALRRVTHRLLADAPGLVEHTKFNVVVARLMELVNATRKVIDSGAGPADPAVREAAETTAMVLDLFAPHTAEEMWEMLGYRPFVGLVPWRQPDATLLVEDTVTAVVQIDGKVRATLEVSARIDPSALEALARADARVQRALNGREITRAVVRPPKVVSFSTS, encoded by the coding sequence GTGAGTCAGACCCCTCCGCCCGACACCGCCGCGCCTTCCGACGCCGGGTACGATGCCTACGCCGTCCAGCAGAAGTGGCAGGCACGGTGGCGTGAGGCCGACCCGTTCCGCGCCGGCGGGGCCGAGGACACGCGTCCGCGGAAGTATGTGCTGGGCATGTTCCCCTACCCCTCGGGCGATCTGCACATGGGGCACGCCGAGAGCTACGCGTACGTCGACGTCGTGGCGCGGTTCTGGCGTCACCGCGGCTACAACGTGCTCAACCCCATCGGCTGGGACTCGTTCGGACTTCCCGCCGAGAACGCGGCCATTCAGCGCGGCGCCGATCCTCGCGAGTGGACTTACGCGAATATCGAGCAGCACAAGAAGAGCTTCCGCGAATACGGCTCGTCGTACGACTGGAGCCGGATCCTCCACACGAGCGACCCCGACTACTACCACTGGAACCAGTGGCTCTTCCAGCGCCTGTACGAGCGCGGTCTCGCGTATCGCAAGGAGAGCCCGGTCAACTGGTGCCCGAATGACCAGACCGTGCTGGCCAACGAGCAGGTCGTGGACGGCCGTTGCGAGCGCTGCGGGACCGAGGTGGTCAAGAAGAAGCTCACCCAGTGGTACTTCCGCATCACCGAATACGCCGACCGTCTGCTCGACGACCTGAACCAGCTCGAGGGCTTCTGGCCTCAGAAGGTGCTGCGCATGCAGCGCAACTGGATCGGGCGCTCCGTCGGCGCCGACATCGACTTCGAGATCGAGGGACGCGAAGAGACGGTCACCGTCTTCTCCACCCGGCCCGACACGCTGCACGGTGCGACCTTCTTCGTCGTCGCACCCGACTCGGACCTGGCGACGGAACTGGCCGCAGGGGCGTCGACCGAGGTGCGCGTGCGATTCCAGGACTACCTGACCAGCGTCGGCCGTACGTCCGAGATCGAGCGGCAGAGCACCGACCGGCCCAAGACCGGCGTGTTCCTCGAGCGCTACGCCATCAACCCGATCAACGGCGAGCGGCTGCCCATCTGGGCCGCGGACTACGTGCTGGCCGACTATGGACACGGTGCCGTCATGGCCGTACCCGCCCATGACCAGCGCGACCTCGATTTCGCGCGCGCTTTCGATCTGCCTGTGCGGGTGGTCGTGGACACGACCGCACCCGTGACCGGCGCGATCCCGGTCATCGAGCTCGACGAGAACGGCGAGCCCATCGATCCCGGCCCCGACGCGGCATCCCTCATCGAATTGGATCCGGCAATCACCGGCATCGCGCTCACCGGCGAGGGTCGGATGATCAACTCCGGCTCGCTGGACGGGCTGTCCAAGCGCAACGCCATCGCGCGCATCACCGAGCAGCTGACCGCTGCCGGCACGGGCCGCACGTCGAAGTCCTACCGGCTGCGCGACTGGCTCATCTCACGCCAGCGTTTCTGGGGCACCCCGATCCCCATGATCCACACCGAGGACGGACGCACCGTCCCCGTTCCCGAGGACCAGCTGCCGTTGACGCTGCCCGATGCGAAGGGCCTCGACCTCGCACCGCGCGGAACGTCGCCGCTCGGCGCCGCGACGGAGTGGATGACGACGACCGACCCGGAGACCGGGGCGCCGGCCACGCGCGACGCGGACACGATGGACACCTTCGTGGACAGCTCGTGGTACTTCCTGCGGTTCCTGTCCCCGGGCGACCCGAACGAGGCATTCTCGTCGAAGGAAGCCGGCAAGTGGGCGCCCGTCGACTCGTACATCGGCGGTGTCGAGCACGCCATCCTGCACCTGCTCTATGCGCGCTTCATCACCAAGGTGCTCTTCGACATGGGCCTCGTGGACTTCACCGAGCCGTTCACATCGCTGATCAACCAGGGCATGGTGCTGCTCGGTGGATCGAAGATGTCCAAGAGCAAGGGCAACCTGGTCGAATTCTCCTCGAGCATGGTGAACCCCGGCGCCGACGCGGTGCGCGTCGCCGTCGCGTTCGCCGGGCCGGTGGAGGATGACATCAACTGGGAGGACGTCTCGACCACCGGCGCCCAGAAGTTCCTGGCGCGCGCGTGGCGCGTGGCGAAGGACGTGGACAGCAGTCCGGAGGTGGTCTGGGCGGAAGGCGACCCGGCTCTGCGGCGCGTGACGCATCGCCTGCTGGCGGACGCTCCGGGATTGGTCGAGCACACGAAATTCAACGTCGTGGTCGCACGCCTCATGGAACTGGTCAATGCCACCCGCAAGGTGATCGACAGCGGCGCCGGGCCCGCCGACCCCGCCGTCCGCGAGGCGGCGGAGACGACGGCGATGGTCCTGGACCTGTTCGCCCCGCACACCGCCGAGGAGATGTGGGAGATGCTCGGCTACCGGCCGTTCGTTGGTCTGGTCCCGTGGCGCCAACCCGATGCGACGCTGCTGGTCGAGGACACCGTCACCGCCGTCGTCCAGATCGACGGCAAGGTTCGCGCGACACTCGAGGTGTCGGCGCGGATCGATCCGTCCGCGTTGGAGGCGCTCGCTCGCGCCGACGCTCGCGTGCAGCGCGCATTGAACGGTCGCGAGATCACGCGGGCGGTCGTGCGCCCGCCGAAGGTCGTCAGCTTCAGTACCAGCTGA
- the pabB gene encoding aminodeoxychorismate synthase component I, producing the protein MPEPLIALPLRGWQDPASIHASIAGGTRSSFWLDAGPAAASGWSWVGSGVVEEHPQRVRAVSLTDGASAGDWEAGRFRGGWIGWLGYEEAAARAGAPVSAADPEVPNEQWLRVERFVAFDHASRRMWAIAPAAEVEAFAAGLADGSSAPAGRVSAPVPVRATARHEPEAYAALIERCRDAIREGDAYQLCLTTRFTIEAAIDPLTTYTRLREMTPAHHGGLVRSGEVALASASPERFLEVGDGIVRTRPIKGTRPRGSDPTQDAALAEELRASEKERAENVMIVDLMRNDLSRVCEPGSVGVEGLLEVESYPAVHQLVSTVSGTLTPGVTVGDLLDATFPAGSMTGAPKLSAMTILHDLERGPRGVFAGCFGWIGDDGALDLAMVIRSIVVHPRGAYVGAGGGITWRSEAAAEVAEVGVKARGPLAAIGADLPPGW; encoded by the coding sequence ATGCCGGAGCCCCTTATCGCCCTACCTCTGCGCGGGTGGCAGGACCCGGCATCCATCCACGCATCCATCGCCGGCGGCACGCGCTCGTCGTTCTGGCTGGATGCGGGGCCGGCAGCCGCGAGCGGCTGGAGCTGGGTGGGCAGCGGCGTCGTGGAAGAGCATCCCCAGCGCGTCCGCGCCGTCTCGTTGACCGACGGCGCGTCCGCGGGCGACTGGGAGGCCGGACGCTTCCGCGGCGGTTGGATCGGGTGGCTCGGCTATGAGGAGGCCGCCGCGCGTGCGGGAGCACCGGTGAGCGCGGCCGACCCCGAGGTGCCCAACGAGCAATGGCTTCGGGTGGAGCGCTTCGTTGCCTTCGACCACGCGAGCCGTCGCATGTGGGCGATCGCCCCGGCCGCGGAGGTGGAGGCGTTCGCCGCCGGGCTGGCCGACGGCTCCTCCGCTCCGGCTGGGAGGGTATCGGCGCCGGTGCCGGTCCGGGCCACCGCCCGGCATGAGCCCGAGGCGTACGCGGCGCTGATCGAGCGCTGTCGCGACGCCATCCGCGAGGGGGACGCGTACCAGCTCTGCCTGACGACGCGGTTCACGATCGAGGCCGCCATCGATCCGTTGACGACATACACGCGGCTGCGGGAGATGACCCCGGCACACCACGGCGGTCTGGTGCGATCGGGCGAGGTCGCGCTCGCCAGCGCGAGCCCGGAGCGGTTCCTGGAAGTCGGGGACGGAATCGTCCGCACGCGACCGATCAAGGGAACCCGCCCGCGCGGCTCGGATCCGACCCAGGATGCCGCCCTGGCGGAGGAGCTCCGCGCCAGCGAGAAGGAACGGGCCGAGAACGTCATGATCGTCGATCTGATGCGCAACGACCTGTCCCGCGTCTGCGAACCCGGCTCGGTCGGGGTCGAGGGACTTCTCGAGGTGGAGTCGTACCCGGCGGTCCACCAACTGGTCAGCACGGTGTCGGGGACGCTGACGCCCGGCGTCACGGTCGGTGACCTGCTGGATGCGACCTTTCCCGCCGGGAGTATGACCGGAGCGCCGAAGCTGTCCGCCATGACGATCCTGCACGACCTGGAGCGCGGCCCCCGCGGCGTGTTCGCCGGCTGCTTCGGATGGATCGGGGACGACGGCGCACTCGATCTGGCGATGGTGATCCGGTCCATCGTCGTGCACCCCCGCGGAGCGTACGTGGGCGCCGGCGGAGGCATCACCTGGCGGTCCGAGGCTGCGGCGGAAGTGGCCGAGGTCGGCGTCAAGGCTCGCGGCCCGCTCGCCGCGATCGGCGCGGACCTGCCCCCCGGCTGGTGA
- a CDS encoding DedA family protein: MNEFLTWLLDTVQSVDPVLRTLLAGLAIMLETSVLVGLFVPGDTVVIIAGTAVASPLEGVLLAVAVVIGALIGESIGFWLGRFLGPKIRHSRLGRRIGEENWQRSERYLRKRGGPAIFVSRFLPVLHSLVPLTVGMSGFSYRRFLVWTIPACVIWASLYVSVAALAAGSYRELADQLHFAGYIFVAIIVAFVVLVFVSKKVIERVERKHLSEDDGHTDRAAGTMSTLDDMKD, encoded by the coding sequence GTGAACGAGTTCCTCACCTGGCTGCTCGACACCGTTCAGAGCGTGGACCCGGTGCTGCGCACGCTGCTGGCGGGCCTTGCGATCATGCTCGAGACGAGTGTGCTGGTCGGGCTGTTCGTCCCCGGCGACACCGTCGTGATCATCGCGGGCACGGCCGTGGCATCGCCGCTCGAGGGCGTGCTGCTGGCGGTAGCGGTGGTGATCGGCGCACTGATCGGCGAGAGCATCGGATTCTGGCTCGGCCGCTTCCTCGGTCCCAAGATCCGTCATTCCCGACTGGGTCGCCGGATCGGCGAGGAGAACTGGCAGCGCTCGGAGAGGTACCTGCGTAAACGGGGCGGGCCCGCCATCTTCGTATCGCGGTTCCTTCCCGTGCTGCACTCGCTGGTACCTCTGACGGTCGGGATGAGCGGCTTCTCGTACCGGCGCTTCCTGGTGTGGACGATCCCCGCCTGCGTGATCTGGGCGAGCCTCTACGTCTCCGTGGCCGCTCTGGCCGCGGGCAGCTACCGCGAACTGGCCGACCAGCTCCATTTCGCGGGCTACATCTTCGTCGCGATCATCGTCGCCTTCGTGGTGCTCGTCTTCGTCAGCAAGAAGGTGATCGAACGGGTGGAGCGCAAGCACCTCTCCGAGGACGACGGGCACACCGACAGGGCAGCCGGGACGATGAGCACTCTGGATGACATGAAAGACTGA
- a CDS encoding App1 family protein, which translates to MPPSSTTPERPKVLWLARLEYRFHAWRERRARARGLTPTVTPFPGYGGPDWVRVLGRVMIVPAAPSSTKVEYESVRGWRSFAAVPVGFAQVQITVADAVHEVVADRGGVIDTVIAARLEPGWQTLTMSVEGGEPVETRVFVVGAGVRLGVVSDVDDTVMVTALPRPLLAAWNSFVVNEHARQPVPGMAVLMERLVRDAPGTPVIYLSTGAWNVAPTLIRFLRRHLFPSGAVLLTDWGPTHDRWFRSGKAHKLANLRRLAEEFPDMKWLLIGDDGQHDDEIYTTFAGESPGNVAAVAIRRLSPAEAVLAGGRTAVDDHTAAAVPWVTESDGAGLVERLEEVGVLER; encoded by the coding sequence ATGCCCCCTTCCTCGACGACGCCCGAGCGCCCCAAAGTGCTGTGGCTCGCCAGGCTCGAGTACCGGTTCCACGCATGGCGGGAGCGACGGGCGCGTGCCCGCGGCCTGACGCCCACCGTGACCCCGTTCCCCGGCTACGGCGGACCCGACTGGGTCCGAGTGCTGGGCCGGGTCATGATCGTCCCGGCGGCGCCGTCATCGACGAAGGTCGAGTACGAGAGCGTGCGCGGCTGGCGCAGCTTCGCCGCCGTCCCGGTGGGATTCGCGCAGGTGCAGATCACCGTCGCTGACGCGGTGCACGAGGTCGTCGCCGACCGGGGCGGCGTCATCGACACGGTCATCGCGGCTCGGCTGGAACCGGGTTGGCAGACGCTGACGATGTCGGTCGAGGGCGGTGAGCCCGTCGAGACCCGGGTGTTCGTCGTCGGTGCGGGCGTGCGCCTGGGCGTCGTCTCGGACGTGGACGACACCGTGATGGTCACCGCCCTGCCCCGACCGCTCCTGGCGGCATGGAACTCCTTCGTGGTCAATGAGCACGCCCGCCAGCCGGTTCCCGGCATGGCGGTCCTGATGGAGCGGCTGGTCCGCGACGCGCCGGGGACACCGGTCATCTACCTGTCCACGGGCGCGTGGAACGTCGCACCCACGCTCATCCGGTTCCTCCGGAGGCACCTGTTCCCGTCGGGAGCGGTGCTGCTGACCGATTGGGGCCCCACGCATGACCGGTGGTTCCGCAGCGGCAAGGCACACAAGCTGGCCAACCTGCGCCGTCTGGCCGAGGAGTTTCCGGACATGAAGTGGCTGCTGATCGGCGACGATGGTCAGCACGACGACGAGATCTACACGACCTTCGCGGGAGAGAGCCCGGGAAACGTCGCCGCAGTGGCCATTCGGCGGCTGTCCCCCGCCGAGGCGGTGCTGGCCGGTGGCCGCACGGCCGTGGACGACCATACGGCTGCCGCCGTGCCGTGGGTGACCGAGTCCGATGGCGCCGGGCTCGTCGAACGGCTCGAAGAGGTCGGCGTCCTCGAGCGCTGA
- a CDS encoding SOS response-associated peptidase, translating to MCGRFVVANVASELVSVLRVDLESEDLPEPSYNVAPTASVAIVLDSSKTEPPTRRLETARWGLVPSWAKDPSVGARAFNARSEELEDKPMFRKALEKRRAVVPASGYYEWKRVDDVKIPHYIHPADDSPLFLAGLYEWWKNPELAEDDPERWLLSFTILTRDAIGHLGSIHDRMPLFLDPDHADAWLDPTTENVRDVLDAAIDAAPAVATTLDDHVVSKAVGNVRNNSPELIEPLAE from the coding sequence ATGTGTGGACGATTCGTCGTGGCCAACGTCGCCTCCGAGCTTGTGAGCGTTCTGCGGGTCGATCTGGAGAGCGAAGACCTGCCTGAGCCGTCGTACAACGTCGCGCCCACGGCATCGGTGGCCATCGTGCTGGACTCGTCCAAGACCGAACCGCCCACCCGTCGCCTGGAGACGGCCCGCTGGGGGCTGGTGCCGTCGTGGGCCAAGGACCCATCGGTGGGCGCGAGGGCGTTCAACGCCCGCTCGGAGGAGCTGGAGGACAAGCCGATGTTCCGCAAGGCGCTGGAGAAGCGTCGTGCGGTGGTCCCGGCATCCGGCTATTACGAGTGGAAGCGCGTGGACGACGTGAAGATCCCGCACTACATCCATCCCGCAGACGACTCGCCGCTGTTCCTGGCCGGACTCTACGAGTGGTGGAAGAACCCGGAGCTGGCCGAGGACGACCCCGAGCGGTGGCTGCTGAGCTTCACGATCCTGACGCGCGACGCGATCGGTCACCTCGGGTCGATCCACGACCGGATGCCGCTCTTCCTCGACCCCGACCATGCCGACGCGTGGCTGGATCCCACCACCGAGAACGTCCGCGACGTGCTGGACGCGGCCATCGACGCCGCGCCCGCGGTCGCGACCACCCTCGACGATCACGTGGTGTCCAAGGCAGTGGGCAACGTGCGCAACAACTCCCCCGAACTGATCGAGCCGCTGGCCGAGTAG
- a CDS encoding glycoside hydrolase family 3 N-terminal domain-containing protein, producing MNSARNTLVASIMSALLVLGAAAPSAGTDRPGAVPSPDAGEQGTVRVLAAADSTAQARDRVAAMSTSEMAASVVMGHIPTSDAAVLADYMTRTRIGGFILMGANIPASEAELRQLTAALTSDDALPPLIAIDQEGGDVSRLPWDGFASAVTLKDQPTEAARDAFAARGALLQRAGIGVNFGVVADVTDDRSMFIYRRALGTTPASAAEHVDAAVVGESGQTLSTLKHFPGHGAAPGDSHAGIPTSTRSKDEWIATDREPFRAGIDAGATLLMFGHLAYPAIDPAPATLSAEWHRIAREELGFTGVAITDDLGMLQASGLDGYQDPVANAVAALAAGNDMVLAVMFSSAETAPRIVEGIAVAVDTGILSRERLEEAAQRVTAARLSLAAAGRGLVPCGDCAPAE from the coding sequence GTGAACTCTGCTCGCAACACCCTCGTCGCGAGCATCATGAGTGCGCTCCTGGTGCTCGGGGCCGCGGCGCCGTCCGCCGGGACGGACCGGCCGGGTGCGGTTCCTTCGCCCGACGCGGGGGAGCAGGGCACGGTCCGCGTTCTCGCCGCGGCGGATTCGACCGCTCAGGCGCGCGACCGGGTGGCAGCGATGTCCACCAGCGAGATGGCGGCGAGCGTCGTGATGGGGCACATTCCCACCTCGGACGCCGCCGTCCTGGCCGACTATATGACGCGGACCCGTATCGGCGGGTTCATCCTGATGGGCGCGAACATTCCCGCCTCCGAGGCCGAGCTGCGTCAGCTGACGGCGGCGCTGACCTCGGACGACGCGCTGCCGCCGCTGATCGCGATCGACCAGGAGGGCGGCGACGTCTCGCGTCTGCCCTGGGATGGCTTCGCCTCGGCGGTCACGCTGAAGGATCAGCCCACCGAGGCGGCGCGGGACGCGTTCGCCGCCCGCGGCGCGCTCCTGCAACGCGCCGGAATCGGGGTCAACTTCGGGGTCGTGGCCGATGTCACGGATGATCGGTCGATGTTCATCTACCGCCGCGCGCTCGGCACCACGCCCGCGTCAGCAGCGGAACACGTGGATGCCGCCGTCGTCGGTGAAAGCGGACAGACGCTCTCCACCCTGAAGCACTTTCCTGGGCACGGTGCGGCGCCGGGCGACTCGCACGCAGGCATCCCGACGTCTACTCGATCCAAAGACGAGTGGATCGCGACCGATCGTGAACCCTTCCGGGCGGGCATCGACGCCGGAGCGACCCTGCTGATGTTCGGCCACCTCGCCTACCCGGCCATCGACCCCGCGCCCGCCACGTTATCGGCAGAGTGGCATCGCATCGCGCGCGAGGAGCTCGGATTCACGGGCGTCGCCATCACGGACGATCTGGGTATGCTGCAGGCCTCCGGGCTCGACGGATACCAGGACCCGGTCGCGAACGCCGTTGCGGCGCTGGCAGCCGGAAACGACATGGTGCTGGCGGTGATGTTCTCGTCGGCGGAGACGGCACCGCGGATCGTCGAGGGAATCGCGGTGGCTGTGGACACCGGCATCCTCTCCCGCGAGCGCCTCGAAGAGGCCGCGCAGCGCGTGACCGCGGCCCGGCTGAGCCTTGCCGCCGCCGGACGGGGCCTCGTACCGTGCGGCGACTGCGCTCCGGCCGAGTGA
- a CDS encoding acyl-CoA dehydrogenase family protein translates to MTSVARGQRVIGAATHYVENQPPVRTDVNEYAVNAPLVEGVAAFGAAWAHESLREAGGLVGSPSFQRDATLANVHTPVAHAHDRWGFRLDEVEYDPSYHRVISEAVARGAHTSAWADPKPGADVARAAMFMLFAQVEPGHACPVSMTHAAVASIKESPWVADAWLPRLYSRDYEPRLLPNDEKSSALIGMAMTEKQGGSDVRAGSTVGEAMGGHAYQLTGHKWFCSAPMSDGFLVLAQTRRGNVEEGLSCLFVPRLLQRGMRNVFRIQRLKDKLGNRSNASAEVEFDGTIGMVLGEPGRGIHTIIEMVQRTRLDCVLGTAAGMRQAVAEATWHARGRSAFGKLLVDQAAMTSVLADLALESEAAMLTGLRLAQAFSADASDADVALRRLATPVSKYWVTKRGPHHAYEALECLGGNGYSESFPLARRYREQPVMAIWEGSGNVIALDVLRALTRDPESAAAFAAELDTTAGASALLDGHVARTLSMMDEIAGAEIDEAQAQARRLSENLALALQGSLMLRHAPSVAAEAFLAARLGEDRAAQYGNLPRGTDAAAIVARH, encoded by the coding sequence GTGACCTCTGTCGCCCGCGGGCAGCGCGTGATCGGCGCCGCGACGCACTACGTCGAGAATCAGCCGCCGGTGCGCACGGATGTGAACGAGTACGCCGTGAACGCTCCCTTGGTCGAGGGGGTCGCCGCGTTCGGCGCAGCGTGGGCGCACGAGTCGCTGCGCGAGGCCGGCGGTCTGGTCGGGTCCCCGTCCTTCCAGCGTGATGCGACCCTCGCCAATGTGCACACGCCGGTGGCTCATGCTCACGACCGGTGGGGGTTCCGGCTCGACGAGGTGGAGTACGACCCGTCGTACCACCGGGTGATCTCCGAAGCAGTCGCCCGCGGGGCGCACACGTCGGCGTGGGCCGATCCGAAACCGGGCGCCGACGTGGCGCGGGCGGCCATGTTCATGCTGTTCGCGCAAGTGGAACCGGGCCACGCCTGCCCGGTGTCGATGACGCACGCCGCGGTGGCCTCGATAAAGGAGTCGCCGTGGGTCGCCGATGCGTGGCTGCCGCGGCTGTACTCCCGCGACTACGAGCCTCGTCTGCTTCCCAACGACGAGAAGAGCAGTGCGCTGATCGGCATGGCGATGACCGAGAAGCAGGGCGGCTCGGACGTCCGGGCGGGAAGCACCGTGGGCGAGGCGATGGGTGGACATGCGTACCAGCTCACCGGGCACAAGTGGTTCTGTTCCGCCCCGATGTCCGACGGGTTCCTGGTGCTCGCGCAGACGCGGCGCGGCAACGTCGAAGAGGGGTTGAGCTGTCTCTTCGTGCCACGCCTGCTGCAGCGCGGAATGCGCAACGTGTTCCGCATCCAGCGCCTCAAGGACAAGCTCGGCAACCGATCCAACGCGTCAGCCGAGGTGGAGTTCGACGGGACGATCGGGATGGTCCTGGGCGAGCCGGGGCGCGGCATCCACACGATCATCGAGATGGTGCAGCGGACGCGGCTGGACTGCGTGCTGGGCACTGCCGCGGGAATGCGTCAGGCGGTCGCGGAGGCGACCTGGCATGCGCGCGGGCGCTCGGCCTTCGGCAAGCTCTTGGTCGATCAGGCCGCGATGACCTCGGTGCTCGCCGATCTCGCCCTCGAATCAGAGGCCGCCATGCTGACGGGCCTGCGGCTGGCGCAGGCGTTCAGCGCGGACGCATCCGACGCCGATGTCGCGTTGCGTCGCCTCGCGACACCCGTGTCGAAGTACTGGGTGACCAAGCGCGGGCCGCACCACGCGTACGAGGCGCTGGAGTGCCTCGGTGGGAACGGATACTCGGAGAGCTTCCCGCTCGCGCGCCGCTACCGGGAACAACCGGTGATGGCGATCTGGGAGGGCTCCGGCAACGTGATCGCCCTGGACGTGCTGCGCGCGTTGACCCGCGATCCGGAGTCGGCGGCCGCGTTCGCCGCCGAGCTGGACACGACAGCGGGCGCCTCTGCACTCCTCGACGGGCACGTCGCGCGCACCCTGAGCATGATGGACGAGATCGCCGGGGCGGAGATCGACGAAGCTCAGGCCCAGGCGCGTCGGCTCAGCGAGAATCTCGCCCTGGCGCTGCAGGGGTCCCTCATGCTGCGCCACGCGCCCTCGGTGGCTGCCGAAGCGTTCCTCGCCGCGCGCCTGGGGGAGGACCGGGCGGCGCAGTACGGCAACCTTCCGCGAGGGACGGATGCCGCCGCCATCGTCGCGCGGCACTGA